In Deltaproteobacteria bacterium, one DNA window encodes the following:
- a CDS encoding flavodoxin family protein has protein sequence MNNLLGIIGSPRKMGNCELMVKEIAAQVPGSPKLSMVRLVEKDIRPCKACYRCLTGDCPHQDDFSGVLRAIMGADAVIVAAPAYLRGTHSCIQRFLDRGLQAYRHVDALYGKPAVAVATAGVEDGEGSALLGVENFIRQLGLSLKGRAVVRATFPGDAIVSEEGRSTAHRLAAALVSPDDYTPEGVSCPECKGTYFEFRGMTRIYCLSCGGTGTLSMDGGKVRPLIAPPAHSWRKKEDMASHGKWLLGQREEFLRQRERLKDAVKPYLGGEFV, from the coding sequence ATGAATAATCTGCTCGGGATCATCGGTTCCCCCCGGAAGATGGGGAATTGCGAGTTGATGGTGAAGGAGATCGCCGCCCAGGTGCCTGGGTCGCCGAAGCTCTCGATGGTGCGCCTCGTCGAAAAGGATATCCGTCCCTGCAAGGCGTGCTACCGGTGCCTAACCGGGGATTGCCCCCACCAGGACGATTTTTCTGGAGTCCTCCGTGCGATCATGGGTGCGGACGCCGTGATCGTCGCCGCGCCGGCGTACCTCCGGGGCACCCACTCCTGCATCCAGCGGTTTCTGGACCGCGGTCTCCAGGCGTACCGGCACGTGGACGCCCTGTACGGAAAACCGGCGGTCGCCGTCGCCACCGCGGGTGTCGAAGACGGCGAAGGGTCGGCGCTGCTGGGGGTCGAAAACTTCATCCGCCAGCTGGGGTTGTCGCTGAAAGGGAGAGCCGTCGTGCGGGCCACCTTCCCCGGAGACGCGATCGTTTCCGAGGAAGGCAGGAGCACCGCGCACCGGTTGGCCGCCGCCCTCGTTTCTCCGGACGACTACACACCCGAAGGGGTGTCGTGTCCCGAGTGCAAGGGGACGTACTTCGAATTCCGCGGAATGACCCGCATTTACTGCCTCTCCTGCGGGGGCACCGGGACATTATCCATGGACGGGGGAAAGGTCCGTCCGTTGATCGCGCCCCCTGCCCACTCCTGGCGGAAGAAGGAAGACATGGCGTCGCACGGGAAATGGCTCCTCGGGCAACGCGAGGAGTTCCTTCGCCAGAGGGAACGGCTGAAGGACGCCGTGAAGCCGTACCTTGGGGGGGAGTTCGTCTGA
- a CDS encoding YIP1 family protein, which yields MEGSKIDFAKIPQTAMNVLTSPAEFFREMPKTGGFVEPLVFMIAMGVVAGLLQSILSVLRLQVGAGMAMGLGSVIILPIMIGIFGFLGAAVLFLIWKLMGSQESYETAYRCGAYIGVLTPISVLLHLIPFVGAAVSVLLMTFFLVTASVAVHNILSRKAWLVFGIIGGLLVFFSVSAEFAARRFARVTAEYQKQAEEAAKTMQKQTEQFQKQAEEASKAMEKQSEEAARQMQQQIEAQKALEQMQKGAPKGR from the coding sequence ATGGAGGGAAGTAAAATCGATTTCGCCAAGATCCCGCAGACGGCGATGAACGTGCTGACGTCTCCGGCGGAATTTTTCAGGGAGATGCCCAAAACCGGGGGGTTCGTCGAGCCCCTGGTATTCATGATCGCCATGGGGGTCGTAGCCGGGCTTCTCCAGTCGATTCTCAGCGTCCTCCGCCTCCAGGTCGGCGCCGGGATGGCAATGGGCCTGGGCTCCGTGATCATCCTGCCCATCATGATCGGGATCTTCGGTTTCCTCGGGGCCGCCGTCCTCTTCCTCATCTGGAAATTGATGGGCTCCCAGGAATCGTACGAGACCGCGTACCGGTGCGGAGCGTACATCGGGGTCCTGACGCCCATCTCGGTCCTCCTCCATCTCATCCCCTTCGTCGGTGCGGCGGTGAGCGTCCTCCTGATGACCTTTTTTCTCGTGACCGCCAGCGTCGCCGTCCACAACATCCTTTCCCGGAAGGCATGGCTGGTGTTCGGGATTATCGGCGGGCTGCTCGTGTTCTTCAGCGTCAGCGCGGAGTTCGCGGCGAGAAGGTTCGCGCGGGTCACCGCCGAGTACCAAAAGCAGGCGGAAGAAGCGGCAAAAACGATGCAGAAGCAGACGGAGCAATTCCAGAAGCAGGCCGAAGAGGCCTCCAAGGCGATGGAAAAACAGTCGGAGGAAGCGGCCAGGCAGATGCAACAGCAGATCGAAGCGCAAAAGGCCTTGGAGCAGATGCAGAAGGGTGCGCCGAAAGGGCGATAA